ATGCCAAATGTATGTTGCTGCATATTAGTAACAACCTTCAATTCATAATTTACTAAGATTGCGAGCTTATTATGATTTATGAACTTAGCTTGATAAAAAGGAAGCTCAAAATAAGTAAGCAGACAGATTTGTAAACATTACAAGAAGGAAAACACTATAATGGAGTGGGAATACCAGCTAAATTAAGTTATTAGTTGGGGTCAGTCAAGTCAGTTTGAGCTGTATTTTAGCCATTCAAAATAATTATTGCACTGAAAAATTAATAGATAGGAATATGTAAAGAAAGAACAACTCATttcaaattgaataaaaatttgaaagtataattttgataaaaaaaaaaagttggagaTGTTAACTAAAATGATGATCAAATTAAGGCCGCAATTGGAATAGGCTACAGAGGAATGACGTGTAGAAAATGCCAAAATGCACTTGTTGAGGTAAATAATTAACTCTCAAATCTGTATAAAATCTCGAAACCCTCTCAGCCACATCATGCTTAATTATTTATGGTATTAAATAAGAGTATTATATTAGGAAAATTGGAAAATGACAAAAACCAAAGTAggggaaagaagaaaaagaggaaaagtgGGTCACTTTATTTTTCATCCCATCCATTTGCTCCATCAATGGTGTTTCTCAAGCTGGCTGAGTGGAGCTTTACGCAACCCCAATTACACCCACCACAACGAATCtctaatttctttctttctttctgttCTTCCATTTCTATGCAAAATACCCACTCACCATCATTTCCCATCCcctgttcttttcttttccacctCTCTCTCACAACATCCCTTACATTTTCACATGGATCAACAACACCCTTTCAATTTCCACATCAAAATCAAATACCCAATAAGTTTAACCCTCAATTCTTCCAATCCAACCTcatttttcttccaattcagCTCCGAAGTTTCAATTGGTAGCTCTAGCAGAAGAAAAACGGGGAAAGGGTTTTTGAGAGTGATCATATGGGTAACATAGGAAGTAGTAGTGCCAGCAACCGCAGAAGACACGGTGGTGGCGGTGGCGGAAGTGGACGGAGGATCCATCCTCCACCTCCTCCTCCGCCGCCGGTGACGCCACAGCCGGAAATCACAGCCAATCGGTTCGTGTACCCTGCTGCTGCGACTCCATATCATAACTATCCCGGTTATTATCCGCCGCCGGTGCCTTTGCCGGCACCCTATGACCACCACCACCGGCCCGCGGCGGTGGAGCCGATGTGGGGGCGGTATCCTCCGCCGGCAGCGCCTATGCCTCCGACGCCGTATGTGGAGCACCAGAAGGCGGTTACTATAAAAAATGATGTGAACATCAAGAAGGAAACTTTGAGGATTGAAGCTGATGAAGAGAACCCTGGGAAGTTCCTTGTTTCATTCACATTTGACGCCACCGTTTCTGGGAGGTATGTTTGTTTTAGGGGAAAAATATAGATGTCAATGGTTGGTATGTAGTCATGTTCTATGAATGGATATTATGGCATTGCTTGATTTTTATGAAGCTTAATTGATTAAGTTGGACAAGGTTTGGTGGTTGTTGTTCGTGGTGATGTTTGTGATATGATATGATGTTTACAATGATCATTGATGTTGTAAGATAGTGCAAGATCATGATTGTTGAGCTTATactggattttatcaactcacCTTGCTTGTTAGTGTTAATATGGTAAATGGCTTGAATGgactaatttatttatcttcAATTGATAGATGTTAATCTTATCAGCTCAACCCTTTTGAATTAGAATGATGGTTAACTTGATTTGcgaattgtaatgagaattgagAACATCCATTTACCAATGTGGAGTAATGTGGGTTGCTATTGTGGACACAACATTTTGCTCTATCTAAGCTATAACGGTGTGTTGAAACAGCATTCTTCAAATGTAAATATTGATATGATCATATATATGAGTCTGCATCTACACGAATGCGCGATAAGTTGATGATTGTAGACAGCTTAATAGTTTGGTTATagcttattttttaattatattttctaaaactactaaaatatttatgttgCTACTTGCTAGGGTTCAATATCCTTTGCAATTGGGGAAAAACGTGAGTTGCTGCTAAAGATTGCAAACATGAAGATTATCTTCATTTGATAATCAACATTGCTTATAAATTCTACCCTGTGTGCTCttactttgttttcttttttttttggatatattttttaatctggTCCCAGACTAGGCATTAGGCAATATAATAAAGTTTTCATCTGTTTGAGAATTTCCTTTAGGTTTTCAAGAATGCTGTTCTCATCCTATAATTGTTTTTTGCATCCTTCTCAGTTATTCCTGTTCAGTGCTTGACCCTTTCACTTATAATATCAACATTTGTTAAGTATATTTACTGTATATTATGTAATGTGATTGAAAGGTCACTTACCTATGCCTTCAATCATATAACCAACTTCAATCTTTCAAGATTATAGATCTGAATATTTTCTGCTATCGTTATTTATTAGTTTGTGTTTCCTTTTGTCTGTATAAAACAGCattactatacttttctttgcAAAAGAAGGTGAAGGCTGCATCCTTACTCCAATGAAGGAAGATTCTCTTCCACCTGTGACTGTACATTTCCAGCAAGGTCTTGGCCAGAAGTTTAGGCAGCCAGCTGGAACTGGTATTGATTTTTTGCAATTTGAGGAGTCCGAGTTATTGAAAGTGGGAGAGATGGATATCTATCCTCTAGTAGTTAAGGCAGATGCAATGTTGGGCGATCATGACGGATCAAATGAGACTCCAAAGCATGGATCAAATGAAACTCGAAATGAAGGATCTAATGAAACTCCAAATGACGGACCTAATGAAACTCCAGTAACAGGTATTACAAACTCGCAGATAACAAAAGCAGTGTTTGAGAAGGAGAAAGGGGAATTCCAGGTGAAGGTTGTCAAGCAGATCTTGTGGGTGAATGGATTGAGGTATGAGCTGCAGGAGATATATGGCATTGGAAATTCAGTGGAGAGTGAAGTGGATGGAAATGACCCAGGAAAAGAATGTGTTATTTGTCTGTCAGAGCCCAGGGATACGACTGTCCTTCCTTGCCGTCACATGGTATTCACTGTCTCCCCTTTTTGGATTAATTTTTCTCTTGATCATTTCATTACTAGAATGATGCCAGTGGTAGTCATGGATATCATTCCATGAGCATCAAGCTACTACGAAGTGATATATGATGTTGTTGGCAAATTTCATCAACTCTACGTGTATGCTCGGTTTGGGGGAAAACGGGACGCAATTTCCATGGATGAGCTCCATGTGTAAAGTCCTTGATATCATATCATGGGTATCAAGTTACaaagtgatatatatatttcattGATGTTTTGCATACTCATGGAGCTCATCATGAAAATTTCCACCCCAGAGTTGTTTTGTCTTTCCTCAATATTTCAACTGTGGTCAATCTTCCCTTGTTGTAGTGCATGTGTAGTGGATGTGCGAAGGTTTTGAGGTTCCAGACAAATAGGTGTCCAATCTGCAGACAGCCAGTTGAGAGGCTTCTGGAGATCAAGGTTGGGGCAGAAGCCGAACCTCAGgagtgaagaagatgaagaagacagtGATAGTTGACTCAAGCTTCCTGTACAGTCCAAACTCCAAattgtgttatatatatatacttgatAGTTTGCCTTACTTTCTGGGTTTTTCCCAATAATCACCCCAAAAAGGGggtaaaaaaattctaaaaaaggAATCTATTTATGACATATTCTGTGACATGGTCAAGCGGCTGGCATTGCACCTGAGTTTGTAAGCTAATGCCTCCACCATGCTTATTTGATTTTGGCTTCCCttctaaaatataattgaatgcTTTTCTCATTTCTTTGGATGACATCATTTTGTTATATGTATGTATCtataatttcatttattttttgcttcTCAGGAGACTAATCCCTTTTCGAATGTAGTTAGCCTTTGTTTCGAATCTAAGTTTTCTCTACTTTTATGACTACATCACATCCTTGTCGGTAAATACTAAATAGCTTCATCATGCTCCATAATGACCACAATATCCAAAGTGGAAGAGTAAAGTAAATAGCGATATTTTATTGTCAAAATTGATTCGTCACAAATTACACAAGTATCATCAATACCTAACATTTATAAGCATTTCAATAGATTAGTAACCTTCATTAATTTGTACCAGGAATTATTCGCATTTCATGATACAGGAAATTTACACTTTCCATCAAAACCCAAGTAAGTTACACAAACCATTTATAAATTAACGTGGATATGCATAAGTCATAACATTAGATAAAGTAGTacacaacagcaacaacacTAAATAGTTCTTTCTCTAATCAAATAAACCATGAACACAAGAATCTGAAAACTCAATAATTACCGAACATCAACCACCTTGTTAGACCCTTGATGCAACTCATCTGCTTCCCACCATTGATGAACATAGACACCACTATCTCTGAGTCCCTTGTAAATATCCATGCAACCTTTTTCTTCCGTGTTTTCTGAGCAGCTGAGAAACAATTCATTAACAAAGCATATGGCTCCACTTTCAAACATATCCCTTAGAAACTTCATTTCAACATTCCCTGCATTCATCTTCAACACCACAAAATCAGCCTGCTGCACTGTCTCTTTGAACCATGCATGGAAGTCAAACTCTTCACCCTTGGAGGACGAGGACAACCCCGGATGATAAACAAAGGTTATGCCAGGCCTTTTCACATGAGACAACAAGATGGAAGTATTGTAGTGAACAAAGTATACATTGAAATCTCTAAAATCAATGGGGTAAGATGGAAAGAACCAATTAGTAACATTGTTAGGCACCCCACCAACTCCAATGTCAATGTACACCAATCTCTTCCTATTAGACATGTTCACAAACTTAGGCAAGTATGAGATTCTTTTCTCATGCTCTTGAGATGTTTCCTCATCAGCAAGAGGCTCCATGAGCTCTATAAGAGGCTTGGTGGAGTTCAAACTTGGACAGTCTCCTTGAAGGTGGTGATTGAAGACAAATGCAGAAGAGCTTCTTTTCTTGAAAACCACAAGGGTAATGCCGTTTACAAGAGTGACATCCACAACACTTGAAGATCTCAACATGGATGAAACTGAGGAAGA
This sequence is a window from Arachis duranensis cultivar V14167 chromosome 2, aradu.V14167.gnm2.J7QH, whole genome shotgun sequence. Protein-coding genes within it:
- the LOC107463655 gene encoding probable E3 ubiquitin-protein ligase LOG2, with amino-acid sequence MGNIGSSSASNRRRHGGGGGGSGRRIHPPPPPPPPVTPQPEITANRFVYPAAATPYHNYPGYYPPPVPLPAPYDHHHRPAAVEPMWGRYPPPAAPMPPTPYVEHQKAVTIKNDVNIKKETLRIEADEENPGKFLVSFTFDATVSGSITILFFAKEGEGCILTPMKEDSLPPVTVHFQQGLGQKFRQPAGTGIDFLQFEESELLKVGEMDIYPLVVKADAMLGDHDGSNETPKHGSNETRNEGSNETPNDGPNETPVTGITNSQITKAVFEKEKGEFQVKVVKQILWVNGLRYELQEIYGIGNSVESEVDGNDPGKECVICLSEPRDTTVLPCRHMCMCSGCAKVLRFQTNRCPICRQPVERLLEIKVGAEAEPQE
- the LOC107463672 gene encoding uncharacterized protein LOC107463672, with product MDSSKAFFSHSSFKASIAKTLFFRALFLASAISLLSLLRFLPTLHFLSASLAPETHLQCLNQNTSGSYLFQSRVYNSFWDSFNCINHANFTTSAVNHLLRNHFLNRKATSLCVGQPSPMPAVSAMRQLGFTSVTAVSLSHNTLLSQLHYQDSSFDFVFTKDVDKVSVPALLLLEVERVLKPGGIGALLIRPNHAPSSSVSSMLRSSSVVDVTLVNGITLVVFKKRSSSAFVFNHHLQGDCPSLNSTKPLIELMEPLADEETSQEHEKRISYLPKFVNMSNRKRLVYIDIGVGGVPNNVTNWFFPSYPIDFRDFNVYFVHYNTSILLSHVKRPGITFVYHPGLSSSSKGEEFDFHAWFKETVQQADFVVLKMNAGNVEMKFLRDMFESGAICFVNELFLSCSENTEEKGCMDIYKGLRDSGVYVHQWWEADELHQGSNKVVDVR